The following proteins are co-located in the Silene latifolia isolate original U9 population chromosome 1, ASM4854445v1, whole genome shotgun sequence genome:
- the LOC141658227 gene encoding uncharacterized protein LOC141658227: MVDGWSIATNNSWHKGGRVWILWNPAIFILDFYDFSAQCINMKVTEVASTTQFFVSMVYAFNDLVDRRSLWNQLINFASIINGPWMAAGDFNCVLSHSERLGGSSTDAEIDEFQSCLDACGLVDSPSQGAYYTWNNKQEASTRVFSRLDRVLINSEWSQKMPSLYAHFLPEGTFDHTPCIIKSSDQSDNFKRPFKYYNMWGKDKSFIPNLTAWWTVHCQGTKMFQVVRKLKSLKVHLRQFNKDHFVDIENAAALALRNLEAIQTKLIDDPSNQQILKTKLAWSKDGDYNSKYFHGVIRSRVLRNQIIKRGRVCDAGLQDILVLPVTDQEIKAAIFSIPDHKAPGPDGYSSAFFKDSWTVIGDEICAAVQDIFNSGQLLKQLNATTVTLIPKCKMPTYVHQFTPIACYNVIYKCISKILCNRLALVLPELISKNQGGFIKGRISWDFLAEILDAFNFPTSIRRLIMECVSSATYTLSLNGDNFGFFPGKRGLRQGEPMSPLLFTLCMEYFTRIIDCATEKLPFHFHSLCKSMRLTHLIASGLKMNPQKSCAYFNGVPSGLKKEILSVSGIKEGTLPFKYLGVPITAGRLKKSDCGVLIDKIVERIRCLGAKKLSFAGRLVLVKSVLSTMSSYWASLFVLPKGVINRVDAICRNFLWEGSTEHNKAPLLPWHKVCVPQKEGGLGLRVSSIWNVATIGKLVCWHWRKVCHVKDTIKEGFSDGVWSIGVGDYSVKSCYSWLRDKRPVVDWHRSVWNAVSPPKHCFIAWLIASHALMLKEKLFKFQISNDNKCCICGLATESHAHLFQECKFSHKIYSSLVVKLGARLDATDQLQCIRKKRWSRLRKLVTTAILLAAWYLIWNQRNEARLFFKVSRPELIAEQVWRAIHTRIRVLSPKFINDHDKLWLSRVLLM; encoded by the exons ATGGTTGATGGTTGGAGTATAGCTACTAATAATAGTTGGCACAAAGGGGGTAGAGTTTGGATACTCTGGAATCCAGCTATTTTTATTCTTGATTTCTATGATTTTTCTGCTCAATGCATCAATATGAAAGTTACTGAAGTTGCTTCTACCACTCAGTTTTTTGTCTCTATGGTTTATGCTTTTAATGACCTTGTGGATAGAAGAAGTTTATGGAATCAGCTTATCAACTTTGCATCTATCATTAATGGGCCTTGGATGGCAGCTGGAGATTTTAATTGTGTGTTATCTCACTCTGAGAGGCTTGGTGGTTCTAGTACTGATGCAGAGATTGATGAGTTTCAGAGTTGTTTGGATGCTTGTGGTCTTGTTGATAGCCCTTCCCAAGGGGCCTATTATACTTGGAATAACAAACAGGAAGCAAGCACCAGAGTTTTCAGTAGACTAGACAGAGTACTTATCAACAGTGAGTGGAGTCAGAAGATGCCTTCCCTGTATGCCCATTTTCTTCCTGAAGGAACTTTTGATCACACTCCATGCATTATTAAGAGCTCTGATCAGTCTGATAATTTCAAGAGGCCTTTTAAATATTACAACATGTGGGGTAAGGATAAGAGTTTTATTCCAAATTTAACTGCCTGGTGGACTGTGCATTGTCAGGGTACTAAGATGTTTCAAGTGGTTAGAAAATTAAAAAGTTTGAAGGTTCATCTAAGACAGTTTAACAAAGATCATTTTGTTGATATTGAAAATGCTGCTGCTTTGGCTTTAAGGAATCTTGAGGCCATTCAGACCAAGCTCATTGATGATCCTAGTAATCAGCAGAT TCTGAAAACCAAATTAGCATGGAGTAAAGATGGAGATTATAACTCAAAGTATTTTCATGGAGTCATAAGGAGTCGTGTTCTTAGGAATCAG ATTATTAAGAGAGGAAGGGTGTGTGATGCTGGTCTTCAGGATATTCTTGTACTCCCTGTGACTGATCAGGAGATTAAAGCAGCCATTTTTTCAATCCCTGATCATAAAGCACCTGGACCTGATGGTTATTCAAGTGCTTTCTTCAAGGATTCCTGGACAGTTATTGGTGATGAAATCTGTGCAGCTGTTCAAGATATTTTTAACTCTGGTCAACTTCTCAAGCAGTTGAATGCTACTACTGTTACTCTGATACCTAAATGCAAGATGCCTACTTATGTTCATCAATTCACACCCATTGCCTGCTACAATGTTATATACAAGTGTATCTCCAAAATTTTGTGCAACAGACTGGCTCTTGTTTTGCCTGAGTTGATTAGCAAGAATCAGGGAGGGTTCATTAAAGGGAGAA TTAGTTGGGACTTTTTAGCTGAGAtccttgatgcttttaatttccCAACTTCTATTAGAAGGCTTATCATGGAATGTGTGAGTAGTGCTACTTATACTCTCAGTCTTAATGGGGATAACTTTGGTTTCTTTCCTGGTAAGAGAGGACTGAGGCAAGGTGAGCCTATGTCCCCACTACTCTTCACTCTGTGTATGGAATATTTCACAAGAATTATTGACTGTGCTACTGAGAAGTTGCCATTTCATTTTCATTCCCTTTGCAAATCTATGAGGCTTACTCATCTGAT AGCTTCAGGGCTTAAGATGAACCCACAGAAGTCCTGTGCTTATTTCAATGGTGTGCCATCTGGTCTTAAAAAGGAGATCTTGTCTGTTTCAGGTATTAAAGAAGGCACCCTGCCTTTTAAATATCTAGGTGTCCCTATAACAGCAGGTAGGTTAAAAAAGAGTGACTGTGGGGTTCTCATTGATAAAATAGTTGAGAGGATCAGGTGTCTTGGAGCTAAGAAACTTTCTTTTGCAGGGAGGCTTGTCCTTGTTAAATCAGTGCTCTCTACCATGTCTAGCTATTGGGCTTCTTTATTTGTACTGCCTAAAGGAGTCATAAATAGAGTTGATGCCATTTGTAGGAactttttgtgggaagggagtaCTGAACATAATAAAGCTCCTCTACTTCCATGGCATAAGGTTTGTGTTCCTCAGAAGGAAGGGGGTCTTGGTCTTAGAGTCAGTTCAATCTGGAATGTTGCTACCATTGGCAAACTGGTCTG TTGGCATTGGAGGAAAGTTTGTCACGTTAAGGATACTATCAAGGAAGGGTTTTCTGATGGAGTCTGGAGTATAGGTGTTGGTGACTATTCTGTGAAGTCGTGCTATTCTTGGTTGAGAGATAAAAGACCAGTGGTTGACTGGCATAGGTCTGTTTGGAATGCTGTGTCTCCTCCTAAGCATTGCTTCATTGCCTGGCTTATTGCAAGTCATGCTTTAATGTTGAAGGAGAAGTTATTTAAGTTCCAGATCTCTAATGATAACAAGTGCTGTATCTGTGGTCTTGCTACTGAGAGTCATGCCCATCTGTTTCAAGAGTGCAAATTCAGCCATAAGATCTATAGTTCTCTAGTTGTGAAGTTGGGTGCTCGGCTAGATGCTACTGATCAGTTGCAGTGTATCAGGAAGAAGAGATGGAGCAGGTTGAGGAAACTGGTGACCACTGCTATTCTTCTGGCAGCTTGGTATCTGATCTGGAACCAGCGTAATGAGGCTAGGCTGTTCTTTAAGGTTTCACGACCTGAATTAATAGCTGAGCAAGTTTGGCGTGCTATCCATACTAGAATTagagttttgagtcctaagtttaTCAATGATCATGATAAActttggttgtctagagtgcTTTTGATGTAA